The proteins below come from a single Acinonyx jubatus isolate Ajub_Pintada_27869175 chromosome A1, VMU_Ajub_asm_v1.0, whole genome shotgun sequence genomic window:
- the LOC113603461 gene encoding 60S ribosomal protein L10-like has protein sequence MRGAFGKPKGTVARVHIGQVIMSIRTKLQNKEHVIEALHRAKFKLPGHQKIHISKKWGFTKFNADKFEDMVAEKRFIPDGYGVKYIPNCGPLDKWQALHS, from the coding sequence ATGCGGGGTGCCTTTGGAAAGCCCAAGGGCACAGTGGCCAGGGTCCACATTGGCCAAGTCATCATGTCCATCCGTACCAAGTTGCAAAACAAGGAGCATGTGATTGAGGCTCTACATAGGGCCAAGTTCAAGTTACCTGGCCACCAGAAAATCCACATTTCCAAGAAGTGGGGCTTTACTAAGTTTAATGCAGACAAATTTGAGGACATGGTGGCTGAAAAGCGGTTCATCCCAGACGGCTATGGGGTCAAATACATCCCTAATTGTGGCCCCTTGGACAAatggcaggctctgcactcatga